The Rhodohalobacter sp. SW132 genome includes a region encoding these proteins:
- a CDS encoding efflux RND transporter periplasmic adaptor subunit → MGKVTKRVIAITIILLVFGALAYPKVKPLFSSPSGQNGENGMQQQRSADVLRAEAVVMETETIEDRIFSTGTLEANEIVDLTAEISGLVTGVYFEEGREVEQGDLLLKINDSELQAEKSRAQYRLNLAEQREERQTRLLERGGISQDEYDATLNEVNVLRSEIELIGARIDQTELKAPFSGKVGLKYISTGSYISPGTRIATLQEIDPIKIDFSIPERYLARVDVGDKIQFNVQGYDSTFAGEVYAIEPRINTETRTLQVRALSGNSGQLLFPGAFANIELILDEIDDAILIPSIALVPELNAQKVYLSRNGKVEEVRVRTGIRTSNRIQIIEGVSPGDTVLTTGILQARQGMDLELAEVRRGSEQ, encoded by the coding sequence ATGGGTAAAGTTACCAAACGCGTTATCGCCATTACAATAATTCTACTTGTTTTCGGAGCATTAGCCTATCCGAAAGTAAAACCACTTTTCAGTTCTCCTTCAGGACAGAATGGTGAAAACGGTATGCAGCAACAACGTTCTGCCGATGTGCTGAGGGCCGAAGCGGTGGTTATGGAAACAGAAACCATCGAAGACAGAATCTTCTCAACCGGTACGCTTGAAGCCAATGAAATCGTAGATCTTACGGCAGAGATTTCGGGTCTCGTAACCGGCGTTTATTTTGAAGAGGGCCGGGAAGTGGAGCAGGGAGATCTGCTATTGAAAATTAACGACAGTGAACTGCAGGCTGAGAAGTCGCGGGCTCAATATCGTCTGAATCTTGCAGAACAGCGAGAGGAGCGTCAGACCCGGCTCCTGGAGAGGGGAGGAATCAGCCAGGATGAGTACGATGCAACGCTGAATGAAGTAAATGTACTGCGTTCCGAGATCGAACTGATTGGGGCCCGAATTGATCAAACCGAATTGAAAGCTCCATTTTCGGGGAAAGTGGGTTTAAAATATATCAGTACGGGAAGTTATATCAGTCCCGGCACAAGAATTGCCACCTTGCAGGAGATCGATCCGATAAAAATCGATTTTTCAATCCCGGAGCGCTACCTGGCCCGTGTGGATGTCGGCGATAAAATTCAGTTTAACGTACAGGGCTACGACTCCACATTTGCTGGCGAAGTGTATGCCATAGAACCGCGAATTAATACCGAAACCCGAACTCTTCAGGTCCGGGCTTTAAGCGGTAATAGTGGTCAGCTTCTTTTTCCCGGCGCATTTGCCAATATTGAACTTATTCTGGATGAAATTGATGATGCAATTCTTATCCCATCCATCGCTTTGGTTCCCGAATTGAATGCCCAGAAAGTGTATCTGTCCCGAAACGGAAAAGTTGAAGAGGTAAGAGTTCGAACCGGAATCCGAACGAGTAACCGAATTCAAATTATAGAAGGCGTTTCACCGGGTGATACCGTACTTACAACCGGAATTCTTCAGGCAAGGCAGGGGATGGACCTCGAGCTGGCTGAAGTTCGAAGGGGGAGTGAGCAATGA
- a CDS encoding Glu/Leu/Phe/Val dehydrogenase, with translation MSNKSSSNPSIYKEPGPKLDKESPFESMMERFRFAADLLQLDDGMFQYLASPVKQVIVSIPVVMDDGRIKVFEGFRVIHDNVLGPSKGGIRFAPDVNLNEVKALAAWMTWKCAVVNVPFGGAKGGIRCNPKELSKNELERLTRRYTANLLEVFGPDRDIPAPDMNTDEQVMAWIMDTYSMNSLRTETAVVTGKPIILGGSQGRKEATGRGVVTVTLAALSKMGIMPNKTSVVVQGFGNVGSVSAELMYEQGAKIIAISDISGGYFNASGIDIPDAISYMSSNNRSLEGYPGAERITNEELLELQCDVLIPAAKEDQISRHNAHKIKAKIVAEGANGPVTANADSILEENGVMVIPDILANAGGVTVSYFEWVQDRQGYFWTEERVNRRLNRMMRSAFDNLYGVCGQHNITMRQAAYVYAIDRVAETLKLRGIYA, from the coding sequence ATGAGTAACAAATCGTCGAGTAACCCATCGATATATAAAGAACCTGGCCCAAAGCTGGATAAAGAGTCCCCTTTTGAATCTATGATGGAGCGATTTCGTTTCGCGGCAGATCTTCTGCAGCTCGACGACGGAATGTTTCAGTACCTTGCCAGCCCTGTGAAGCAGGTTATCGTATCAATTCCTGTTGTTATGGATGACGGCAGAATTAAAGTTTTTGAAGGATTCCGGGTTATTCATGATAACGTTTTAGGCCCGTCAAAAGGCGGAATTCGATTTGCCCCGGATGTTAACCTTAATGAAGTGAAAGCTCTCGCTGCATGGATGACCTGGAAATGCGCTGTTGTGAATGTCCCCTTCGGCGGAGCAAAAGGCGGAATTCGATGTAACCCCAAAGAGCTTTCTAAAAATGAACTGGAACGCCTCACTCGGCGGTACACAGCCAATCTCCTTGAAGTTTTTGGGCCTGATCGCGATATCCCCGCCCCTGACATGAATACGGATGAGCAGGTGATGGCTTGGATTATGGACACCTACAGCATGAATTCCCTGAGAACAGAAACCGCAGTGGTAACCGGGAAACCGATCATTTTGGGAGGATCTCAGGGCAGAAAAGAGGCAACCGGCCGGGGAGTTGTTACGGTTACACTTGCAGCGCTGAGCAAGATGGGTATCATGCCAAATAAAACATCTGTAGTAGTGCAGGGCTTCGGTAATGTAGGTTCCGTTTCGGCAGAGCTGATGTACGAACAAGGCGCAAAAATAATCGCAATAAGCGATATTTCAGGCGGTTACTTTAATGCCAGTGGAATTGATATACCTGATGCGATCTCCTACATGAGTTCAAATAACCGTTCCCTTGAAGGGTACCCTGGAGCTGAAAGAATAACCAATGAAGAGCTGCTCGAACTGCAGTGTGATGTTTTGATTCCTGCAGCTAAAGAGGATCAAATCAGCCGGCATAACGCCCATAAAATTAAGGCAAAAATAGTGGCGGAAGGTGCAAATGGCCCTGTAACTGCAAATGCCGATTCAATTCTTGAAGAGAACGGCGTGATGGTTATTCCCGATATTCTTGCAAATGCCGGGGGCGTTACGGTTTCTTACTTTGAATGGGTGCAGGATCGCCAGGGATATTTCTGGACGGAAGAGCGCGTAAACCGCCGGCTCAACAGAATGATGAGAAGTGCCTTCGACAACCTGTATGGCGTTTGCGGGCAGCATAATATTACCATGCGGCAGGCAGCATACGTTTATGCAATCGACAGAGTGGCTGAAACACTGAAACTTCGCGGAATTTACGCCTGA
- a CDS encoding ATP-binding protein, whose translation MNKTFHLNLKSTFRESEKIPDFVDSIRDDCSLDETSCETFKLVLSEAVSNAIFHGNKEDENKTVDITVEVTNHTISADVIDQGEGFDPDERKNPLKEENLLDTSGRGVFLIRELADHTEFKKEGRHLHFRVDFEDNPSGTD comes from the coding sequence ATGAATAAAACGTTTCACCTGAATCTGAAATCCACTTTCCGGGAGTCGGAGAAAATACCCGATTTCGTCGACTCAATACGTGATGATTGCAGCCTTGATGAAACGTCATGCGAAACATTTAAACTTGTCCTTAGCGAAGCTGTAAGCAATGCCATTTTCCACGGGAATAAAGAGGATGAAAACAAAACGGTGGATATTACCGTGGAAGTAACCAATCATACCATCAGTGCTGATGTGATTGACCAGGGGGAAGGTTTTGATCCTGATGAAAGAAAAAACCCATTAAAAGAAGAGAACCTGCTCGATACCAGCGGCAGAGGAGTTTTTCTAATCCGGGAGCTTGCAGATCATACAGAATTCAAAAAAGAGGGACGACACCTCCATTTCCGGGTTGATTTTGAAGATAACCCATCCGGCACTGACTAA
- a CDS encoding efflux RND transporter permease subunit, which produces MSRISSLSIRRPVLASVMSIVIVLFGVISFFYLGVREYPSVDPPIVTVSTSYIGANADVIESQITEPLEESINAVAGIRTLTSVSREGQSTITVEFDLEVDLEAGANDVRDRVASAQRNLPPDADPPTVRKADADSFPIIFLNVNSDRRDLLDLTDIADRVFKERLQTIAGVSEIRIWGAKEYSMRLWMDPMKLAAYGITPLDIQTALQGQNVELPSGRIEGMTTELSVRTMGRLTTVEEFSNLIVKDEGGSTVRFRDIGYAELEAQNMRTVLKRNGVPMVGVVAIPQPGTNQLEIAEEFFVRLERIEADLDDDINLAIGFNTTEYIQDSVNEVQQTVFIALALVIAVIFLFLRSWRTTLIPIIVIPIALIGTFFIMYVAGFSINVLTMLAIVLAIGLVVDDAIVVLENIYAKMEQGLKPIEAGILGSKEIFFAVVATSLSLVSVFMPILFLGGTTGRLFREFGVAIAGAVIISSFVALTLTPMLATKILSKGAEKNRFYEMTEPFFVWINQAYKNSLVAFMKLRWTAFLVMAAAIGLTVLLFANIPQELAPLEDRSQMRISATAPEGASFEYMDNYVDQIIETVRENVPELHAINTVTSPGFGAAGSINSAFGFVTLVDPSERDRTQTEIANHLTELLGGLTGAQTFVSEPQSIGGRGGGLPVQYVLQAQNLGQLEDVIPEFLQRANQHDAFTFADVNLKFNQPELEINIDRERARALGVSVRDIAQTLQLSLSGNRFGFFIMDSKQYDVIGQMERQFRNEPVDLRTIYVRNNNGNLIQLDNLVTLTETSSPPQLFRFNRFNSATISAGLTPGYTIGDGIDAMNEIADEILPGAITTDLAGPSRDFAESAASLQFIFMIAIVLIYLVLAAQFESFRDPFIILFTVPLAIFGTLLSLWYFGQTLNIFSQIGIIMLIGLIAKNGILIVEFANQRQEQGMNVMDAILDASAVRFRPILMTTISTILGILPIALALGAGAESRTSMGIAVIGGLLIGSFLTLYIIPAIYSYFATDKQAKKEIMEEALKADDKLEPATI; this is translated from the coding sequence ATGAGCCGAATATCCTCCCTGAGTATCCGAAGGCCGGTTCTGGCATCGGTCATGTCTATTGTCATTGTGCTATTTGGCGTGATCTCTTTTTTCTACCTGGGAGTTCGAGAATATCCTTCTGTCGACCCGCCGATCGTCACCGTTTCCACATCCTACATTGGTGCGAATGCCGATGTAATTGAATCCCAGATTACCGAACCGCTTGAAGAGTCGATCAATGCGGTGGCCGGAATCCGTACGCTTACAAGTGTCAGCCGGGAGGGGCAAAGCACGATTACGGTTGAGTTTGATCTCGAAGTGGACCTTGAAGCCGGAGCCAATGATGTTCGGGATCGCGTGGCATCAGCACAGCGAAACCTGCCGCCCGATGCTGATCCGCCTACTGTTCGCAAAGCCGATGCCGATTCTTTTCCCATTATTTTTCTGAATGTGAACAGCGACCGAAGGGATCTGCTGGATCTCACCGATATCGCCGACCGGGTATTTAAAGAGCGGCTTCAAACCATTGCCGGAGTGAGCGAAATTCGAATCTGGGGTGCAAAAGAATACTCCATGCGGTTGTGGATGGATCCAATGAAACTAGCGGCCTACGGAATTACTCCGCTGGATATTCAAACCGCACTGCAGGGCCAAAATGTGGAGCTGCCAAGCGGACGAATTGAAGGAATGACCACCGAACTGTCCGTTCGAACCATGGGGCGGCTCACTACTGTTGAAGAGTTCAGCAACCTGATTGTGAAAGATGAAGGCGGAAGCACAGTACGTTTTCGAGACATTGGCTATGCCGAGCTTGAAGCGCAAAATATGCGAACCGTGCTTAAGAGGAATGGGGTGCCCATGGTTGGTGTGGTTGCAATTCCCCAGCCAGGCACAAATCAGCTTGAGATTGCTGAAGAATTTTTTGTGAGACTGGAGCGAATTGAAGCTGATTTGGATGATGATATCAACCTTGCAATCGGCTTTAATACCACTGAATATATTCAGGATTCGGTAAACGAAGTGCAGCAGACGGTATTTATCGCCCTGGCGCTGGTTATTGCCGTGATTTTCCTGTTTCTGCGAAGCTGGCGCACGACTCTCATCCCGATTATTGTGATCCCGATAGCACTCATCGGTACGTTTTTTATCATGTATGTTGCCGGATTTTCGATTAATGTGCTGACGATGCTTGCGATCGTGCTTGCGATAGGTCTCGTAGTGGATGACGCCATTGTTGTTCTTGAAAATATCTATGCAAAGATGGAGCAGGGGCTCAAGCCAATTGAAGCCGGAATTCTCGGTTCTAAAGAGATCTTCTTTGCGGTTGTAGCAACATCCCTTTCTCTCGTTTCAGTTTTCATGCCGATCCTGTTTTTAGGTGGGACCACGGGCCGGCTTTTTCGTGAATTTGGTGTTGCCATCGCAGGTGCTGTTATCATTTCATCGTTTGTGGCATTGACACTCACCCCGATGCTGGCTACTAAAATTTTATCCAAAGGTGCCGAGAAAAACAGGTTTTACGAAATGACCGAGCCCTTTTTTGTCTGGATAAATCAAGCCTACAAAAATTCATTGGTAGCGTTCATGAAATTACGCTGGACCGCATTTTTAGTCATGGCAGCTGCCATTGGACTTACGGTTCTGTTATTCGCAAATATTCCGCAGGAACTTGCGCCTCTTGAGGACAGAAGCCAGATGAGAATTTCAGCTACAGCACCTGAGGGGGCATCTTTTGAATACATGGATAACTACGTTGACCAAATTATTGAAACGGTTCGTGAAAATGTACCTGAACTGCATGCCATCAATACGGTTACATCTCCTGGTTTTGGCGCGGCTGGGTCCATCAACTCTGCTTTTGGATTTGTTACGCTTGTAGATCCAAGTGAGCGTGACCGCACACAAACCGAGATTGCAAATCACCTCACGGAACTTCTGGGTGGGCTTACCGGTGCACAAACATTTGTATCTGAACCGCAATCAATCGGCGGACGCGGTGGCGGATTACCGGTGCAATACGTACTTCAGGCACAAAATCTGGGGCAGCTCGAAGATGTGATACCGGAATTTCTGCAGAGGGCCAATCAACACGACGCTTTTACATTTGCTGATGTAAATCTCAAATTTAACCAGCCCGAACTGGAGATTAATATCGACAGAGAAAGGGCAAGAGCACTGGGTGTATCTGTTCGTGATATCGCTCAGACACTGCAACTCTCTCTTTCAGGGAACCGGTTCGGTTTCTTCATCATGGACAGCAAGCAGTATGATGTGATCGGACAGATGGAGCGGCAGTTCCGGAATGAACCGGTTGACCTTCGCACCATCTACGTTCGAAACAATAATGGCAATTTAATTCAGCTTGATAACTTAGTTACGCTAACCGAAACAAGCTCACCGCCGCAGCTATTCAGATTTAACCGATTTAATTCGGCGACGATATCTGCAGGATTAACACCGGGATATACCATTGGAGACGGTATCGACGCGATGAACGAAATTGCCGATGAGATTCTTCCCGGTGCTATTACAACGGATCTGGCCGGTCCCTCACGAGATTTTGCTGAAAGTGCAGCCAGCCTGCAGTTTATTTTTATGATCGCCATAGTGTTGATCTACCTGGTTCTTGCCGCACAATTCGAAAGTTTCAGAGATCCATTTATCATACTTTTTACTGTTCCTCTGGCAATTTTTGGTACGCTGCTTTCACTCTGGTATTTTGGCCAAACACTGAACATCTTCAGTCAGATTGGTATCATCATGCTGATTGGTCTGATCGCCAAAAATGGAATTCTGATTGTAGAATTTGCAAATCAGCGGCAGGAGCAGGGAATGAATGTCATGGATGCAATTCTGGACGCTTCCGCAGTTCGGTTCCGCCCAATTCTGATGACAACAATTTCTACAATACTGGGTATATTGCCCATCGCCCTGGCATTAGGTGCCGGCGCAGAAAGCCGAACTTCTATGGGTATTGCCGTGATTGGCGGACTGCTGATTGGCAGTTTTCTTACCCTCTATATCATCCCCGCCATATACAGCTACTTTGCCACTGATAAACAAGCCAAAAAAGAGATCATGGAAGAAGCGCTGAAAGCTGATGATAAATTAGAACCTGCCACTATATGA
- the trxA gene encoding thioredoxin, producing the protein MSNTVEFTDDNFSDEVESNSQPVLVDFWAEWCGPCRMVGPVVDEIAGEYEGKAKVGKVNVDNNPETSVKYGIRSIPALLIFKDGEVVDQIVGAVPKAQIKKQLDAQLA; encoded by the coding sequence ATGAGTAATACAGTAGAGTTTACAGACGATAATTTTTCAGATGAAGTAGAAAGTAACAGTCAGCCGGTTTTGGTTGATTTTTGGGCGGAATGGTGCGGCCCCTGCAGGATGGTTGGCCCTGTTGTTGATGAAATTGCGGGCGAATATGAAGGGAAGGCCAAAGTTGGTAAAGTTAATGTAGACAACAACCCTGAAACATCCGTGAAATATGGAATTCGCAGTATTCCTGCACTACTGATCTTCAAAGACGGAGAAGTAGTGGATCAGATTGTTGGCGCTGTGCCTAAAGCCCAGATTAAGAAACAGCTTGACGCTCAGCTTGCATAA
- a CDS encoding TolC family protein, with amino-acid sequence MIRLILLLLLAVITSISIQLQTVSAQNVLTLEEAVQQGLENNYNIQISRNLLEQASNNRSLGNAGFFPVVGASASRVETMEDSDQEFADGSVQENRDARNTSTNAAVELNWTLFDGLRMFAGYNRLGVLEEISDEELRLSMENLITDIALQYFEIVRISEQVINLESNLEVSQERIEIEEAKVEIGSGSEYDLLQARSDLNEDRSARFRELNRLSEAKISLNELLARDPHTEYDVSRNISLNRFLSQEELYQKLMAENAELSLARLQKDITRYEIRELRGERYPEISFNSSYYYDRAENDGGFFRFNEARGLRVGLTARINIFDGFNTNRRVQNAHINRKNAELAYESDKLRLESQFLATFRTYQNSLELLDLEEENFVNAEETLDIALERFRLGSISSLEFREAQRTLLAAEDRLVSARFEAKVAETALLNLSGELELLFQ; translated from the coding sequence ATGATTCGATTAATTCTGCTATTGCTGTTGGCCGTAATCACATCCATTAGTATACAGCTGCAAACGGTATCTGCACAGAATGTGCTAACGCTTGAAGAAGCCGTTCAGCAGGGGCTTGAGAATAATTATAACATTCAGATTTCGAGAAATCTGCTGGAGCAGGCATCAAATAACAGGTCACTCGGAAATGCAGGTTTTTTTCCGGTAGTTGGAGCAAGTGCATCACGGGTTGAAACGATGGAAGACAGCGATCAGGAGTTTGCAGACGGCTCTGTTCAGGAGAATCGGGATGCGCGTAATACAAGTACAAATGCTGCTGTGGAGCTAAACTGGACTCTATTTGATGGCCTAAGAATGTTTGCCGGGTACAACAGGCTTGGAGTTCTTGAAGAGATCAGCGATGAGGAGCTTCGCCTGAGTATGGAAAATCTGATCACAGATATTGCCCTTCAATACTTCGAAATCGTTAGAATAAGTGAACAGGTAATAAACCTGGAAAGTAATCTCGAAGTGTCACAGGAGCGAATTGAGATTGAAGAAGCCAAGGTGGAGATCGGTTCAGGTTCAGAATATGATCTGCTCCAGGCAAGGTCGGATTTAAATGAAGACCGTTCGGCTCGTTTTCGTGAACTGAACCGGCTCTCAGAAGCGAAAATATCGCTGAATGAGCTGCTTGCTCGTGATCCCCACACGGAGTACGATGTATCAAGGAATATATCGCTTAACAGATTTTTGTCGCAAGAAGAGCTTTATCAAAAACTGATGGCTGAGAATGCGGAACTTTCACTGGCCAGGCTGCAGAAAGATATTACAAGATATGAAATCAGAGAACTTCGGGGTGAAAGATACCCTGAGATATCCTTTAACAGTTCATATTATTACGACAGAGCAGAAAACGATGGCGGGTTTTTTCGATTTAATGAAGCTCGCGGGTTGAGAGTTGGACTTACGGCACGAATAAACATTTTTGATGGATTCAATACCAACAGGCGGGTGCAAAATGCGCATATCAATCGTAAAAATGCGGAACTTGCGTATGAGTCTGACAAGCTAAGGCTTGAATCACAGTTTCTCGCAACATTCAGAACCTATCAGAACAGCCTTGAGCTACTGGACCTTGAGGAAGAAAACTTTGTGAATGCCGAGGAGACACTCGATATCGCACTGGAACGTTTCAGGCTGGGATCAATTAGTTCACTTGAATTTCGGGAAGCTCAGAGAACTCTTCTCGCGGCTGAAGACCGGCTGGTGAGTGCACGATTTGAGGCAAAAGTTGCGGAAACCGCACTGCTTAATCTGAGTGGTGAGCTGGAATTGTTGTTTCAGTAA
- the purU gene encoding formyltetrahydrofolate deformylase, producing MPDRIILIECPDEKGLIYNITKVIYKHNLNVTANQEFVDQYSNTFFMRTMVEGNGWSDEIESELNSVLPNNATVRVAILRKNPLVILATKEPHCLGEILLKNRYGELESDVRAVVSNHDHLRSLAESFNIPFHHVPVGDLSREQHEEKILEAIAPYDPEYLVLAKYMRIFTPGFVKQFPNRIINIHHSFLPAFIGASPYQQAYDRGVKIIGATAHFVTEDLDEGPIIAQDVMPVNHTYTAKGMAQAGQDVEKQVLTRALKLVLEERVFIYRHKTILFE from the coding sequence ATGCCGGATCGAATTATACTGATTGAATGCCCCGATGAGAAAGGGCTGATCTACAATATCACCAAAGTAATCTATAAGCATAATCTGAATGTGACCGCGAACCAGGAGTTTGTGGATCAGTATTCAAACACCTTTTTTATGCGCACAATGGTGGAGGGAAACGGATGGAGTGATGAGATTGAATCTGAGCTGAACAGTGTATTGCCTAATAACGCCACCGTTCGCGTTGCGATTCTGCGGAAAAATCCGCTTGTGATTTTGGCGACCAAAGAGCCGCACTGCCTGGGTGAGATCCTGCTCAAGAACCGGTATGGGGAGCTGGAATCGGATGTGAGGGCAGTGGTAAGCAATCATGATCATCTGCGATCCCTGGCCGAATCGTTCAATATTCCGTTTCATCATGTACCGGTGGGCGATCTGTCACGCGAGCAGCACGAAGAGAAGATTTTAGAAGCGATAGCTCCGTACGATCCGGAGTACCTGGTCCTGGCAAAATATATGCGGATCTTCACGCCCGGTTTCGTAAAGCAGTTTCCCAATCGCATCATCAATATCCATCACTCGTTTTTGCCGGCATTTATAGGTGCATCACCGTACCAGCAGGCGTATGACCGCGGGGTGAAAATTATTGGGGCGACAGCTCATTTTGTCACCGAAGATCTTGACGAAGGCCCGATTATCGCCCAGGATGTGATGCCGGTGAATCATACCTATACCGCCAAAGGGATGGCGCAGGCAGGACAGGATGTGGAGAAACAGGTTTTGACCCGTGCACTGAAACTGGTGCTGGAGGAAAGAGTTTTCATTTACAGGCACAAAACGATTTTATTTGAGTAA